ATTCGTTGCCGTAAATCAACAGACAATGGGGCAGGCATGAGTGGTCATCGTCTCATCTTGCAAGACTCACTTAGACTATCAAACTGTGGCTTACTCAAGCAATAACTGCTGTAAGAGAAGAATTAGATGGTCTATCAGTTACTCTGTCGGTCAGAAGATCCCATAGAGACGAGTAATTTCTATTGTTACTTCGCCTCTAGCTGAAGCTGATTCAGCAAGTCTTACGTTCTCACTCCTGGCAACTTAGGCTCCGTCTCTGCCGTATAGCTAGGGCAAAACGTTCTCGCATCACAGGCAGCACAGGTACTCTCATCCTCCGCATTCTTCTCCCAGGTGGACAATACCCGCCCCTGCTGCAACTCCTTCCCTCGGCAAATTTCAATTCGGGCAACGGCACTGTCAAACTCCTGGAGGGCATGGGCAATGGTTGCTTCTGCCACTGGTAGAACTCGCAAACCCCGTTTTAGCCGAAACTCAAACGGCAAAATCGGAGGCTCCTCCCCCTTACGATCCTTCCACTCCCGCAGCAGCTGTTCCGTTTCACTTCCCGGTTCTGGCACGACATCAGTCTCCCCGTTTGCAATCTCCTCCCGCAGTCGCCGCAGATCTCCCTTCGTCGGCAGCAACTCATTCAGGTAAATAATCACTCCAGCCATTACAGGCAAACTGTCTTCCTGTGCCTGCCGCAAGTGAGCGTAGGTTTGAGCTTGCCAACCATAAATGTCCCAAAAGCTGGGCTTACTGGGGTCAATTGGCTTCTGCGATGGGCGACGCATTCCCTTGTAGTCGATAATCACCTCAAACTCACCAGGAGGCTTGAGCGATCGCGCCTTAAAATCTGTCAGAAGCTCTTTCACCAATAGATTCCCCCACAAATCTGGGTCGTAAAGCTGGACGTTCGTTACAACGTCAATTACGCCCATCATCTCGTAGCGATCGGCTTCTCGGAATCTATACTCAGGGGGTATCTGGGCGAGTGGTAATGCTCTTGCCCCCGTCAACCGCACCTCTGCTCGGTGGATCAGAGGAAACAATTGTGGTCCCAATTCATTCACAGCCACTTTAGCTCTGGCGTATCCTAATTCCTCCAGGTCTGCTCCCCAGGGGAAAAGCTGTTGCGCTGCTAGCCGCTTCTTGATGAGTTCACAAATTCCGGCGATCGTCTCCTCTGACCAGGGTGGCAAATTCATTGCTCCCCTCTTCCGAGACTCATCAAACCGACGATACGACTCCTCTAACACTCCATGAATGAACTGACCAAACCACGCTTGCACCGGACGAGTCGAAGGCAATTTGCCGATGCGTGTATATCGATACTGAAGCCCACACCGCAAGAAGCCCAGTAAATCGCCAGTCAAGCTGTAGGAAGGAAGTGCATAAACCGCAGGACGTTGAGAAAGTTGCATTAGCCCACCCCACTCATTTCATCATCTGCCAATTGCCGCCAGCTATCGTCGTAGAAGAACTCACTTACTAGCCCAACCGGATTCTGAATGGGCGTTACTTTAGCCTCGTCTGATTCGACTTGTTCCACTACATACAACCAGAAGCTATCTTGCTTCTCATTGCCTGTTTCAAACTGCTTTAGAGACATACAAACACCTCGTCTGTCCCACATCCCCCGCAGAGACTTGACCTCGATATAGCGCACCTCGCCCAATCGCTGATCCCTTGACTCAACATCGTAACCTGGGTGGTTAGGGTCAATTTCATTCATATCCTGAGGGTCGCGGCCATGCCGACGCTCATACTCCATCACTCGTGCCATTCCAGCCTGGTCAATCTTTCTCGCTTCGGATTCTGTCAATTCCGCTTCTGCATTTTTGTTCGGATCGACTTCCAGACCAGAGCGAACACGGACGCCATTTCGATACTGCTGACTCGAATATGTTGTTCTCGGTTGGGATTGTCGCTTGCCAGTGCTTCGCGATCGCCGCGATCCGCCTGATCGCCCTAACCGAATCACATTGTTTCTCCTGGAAACGGAGGAAATTAAGTTAGGCTGGCGATCCTTCTCTTCAGAATCATTTTGCTCAACACCCTCTGAATCACCTTGATCAGCGGACTGAGCAGCAGGTTTTACATCTAAAATGCCTCTTCTCTGTGGGGCTACTAGGGTGGGTTTTACAGGCTTAATAATTGGATTGGCAGTGGGCTGAGTAGAGATTGGGGAAACAGAGGATGAAACTACTGGAGAGCTATTGGCTGTAGATGGAGTAGGGGTACGTTTAGGAACGGGTTGTTGTGGAACACTGCCATTAGAGGGTTTAGTGATTGCTTGTTCAGTACGACCATTAGAGGTTGAAGTTGGGGCAGCACTTGCTAGCTCCCGCCCATTGTTATCTCTTGTAGTGCCCTCATTTGCATTATCTGTTGCAAACTCGTCTGAGAAATCAGCATCAAAAATTTCATCAACTTCGTCCTCATCCGTTTCTTCAAACGGTGCTGTCACTAAAGGCGATCGTTTAAGGTGTTTAACTCGAAGCTCATCCAGCAATTGTTCGATTTCGGATGGATGACTTTCAATAATTGTCTGTAGACGAGCCGTATCAGCCAACTTGAGGTCACCTAACTGCTGATTGAGGCTATCAGTGAGATAGTTACGCATCAATTTTTCGCTTTTGTGGCTGAGGTAGAACACGCAACTGTTTCGCTTAAAGAAATAGTTTCCTTGCAGACCTGAAGCAATGTCAGAGCCGTCTAGTTGCAATTTGGTAACTATTGCTGCTGCCGCTTTGACCTCTGCCCTTAGCAGCCAACTCAACTCCACCGTATTGTCTAATCCATGTTGATCTATAGTGAGCCGCTCTAAACCTTGAATAAATTCTGGCGATCGCAGCAATTTCTGCCACTTTTGGCAAAGCTTACTCGCATCCTGGTCGTTTGTAGGCTCAATACTATTTGGAATCTCAATCACGTCGTTTAGTAATGAACGGCTACCTGCATCAATTGCTAAACTATGTGGTACCTCAGGATGCAAAATTTTAACTTGCTCGCGACCAACAATTGCATTAAGTCGCCAGGGTGCATCAGGGATAAGAATCTGATTGGGTGGCAACAGTAAATTATTATCTGTTAGAAGTAGCAAGTCGTAATCAGCCGCAGAACGTTGTTCTATTCCTAAATCCTGGGCTAGGAGCTTTAGAACCTCGTAGACACACTTCACATCATCTTCGTTGAGAGGATTTCCTTTGCAGTCTGCTGCTACCTCTTCTAAAAAGGCTATATAGTCGCTGATATCAGGCGATTTCTTCTGACCCAATAGCTCATAAACCTGGCGAATTTGTGGTTTATCAATCAGAATTTTCTGTCTACGTTTGCCAAAAAACGGTATTTTCCTCTGAAATGTATGCTCTGGCAACCAAAATTGTCCGTAGTCCCATAAGCATTCGTAACCGTCTAGCTGATCTCGTAACCATTGTTGCCCCTTTTCAGAAGAGCCAGTGCTACAGAAGGTATTGTGAAAGTAGACATAAATGTTTTGCACCGCCTTGTGGAAAGCTTCGTTATCAATACCGTCTCCACGAGTTGTACTCCATAAATCAATTAGTGTTTTGAAGTGAGAAACAACGGATTGCTGGTCAGGATAAGTACTAAATCCCAACGCTGTTTGAAACTCTTTCG
Above is a window of Trichocoleus sp. FACHB-46 DNA encoding:
- a CDS encoding PD-(D/E)XK nuclease family protein, which translates into the protein MQLSQRPAVYALPSYSLTGDLLGFLRCGLQYRYTRIGKLPSTRPVQAWFGQFIHGVLEESYRRFDESRKRGAMNLPPWSEETIAGICELIKKRLAAQQLFPWGADLEELGYARAKVAVNELGPQLFPLIHRAEVRLTGARALPLAQIPPEYRFREADRYEMMGVIDVVTNVQLYDPDLWGNLLVKELLTDFKARSLKPPGEFEVIIDYKGMRRPSQKPIDPSKPSFWDIYGWQAQTYAHLRQAQEDSLPVMAGVIIYLNELLPTKGDLRRLREEIANGETDVVPEPGSETEQLLREWKDRKGEEPPILPFEFRLKRGLRVLPVAEATIAHALQEFDSAVARIEICRGKELQQGRVLSTWEKNAEDESTCAACDARTFCPSYTAETEPKLPGVRT